In Candidatus Methanomethylophilus alvi Mx1201, a genomic segment contains:
- a CDS encoding LSM domain-containing protein — MIVKPLDILKQAIGKNVIVVLKGKREYRGVLDGYDPHMNLVLKNAEELVSGESVGRTATIIVRGDNVIYISP; from the coding sequence CTGATAGTAAAACCCCTCGACATCCTGAAACAGGCGATCGGCAAGAACGTCATCGTCGTGCTGAAAGGTAAAAGGGAGTACAGGGGTGTACTTGACGGCTACGATCCCCACATGAATCTGGTTCTGAAGAACGCCGAGGAGCTGGTTTCCGGGGAAAGCGTCGGGAGAACGGCCACGATCATTGTCCGCGGAGACAATGTCATCTACATATCACCATAA
- a CDS encoding methylthiol--coenzyme M methyltransferase, whose product MHMDLVMEQVLRMRMEDPVLYRKLIAEGEAIELGYLGLEDSRNRVDAEKLKNEYFPEDPSYAAASQGVLDGKRKDVETAVRKLLDSGKDPVDVVTHALMPGIQVQCEMYDLGKAFVPEILMSNDAMQAGIKMCQMKQGDVPSKGNVASFVAEGDLHDIGKNICAAIMRANGYNVVDLGRDVPASKVLEAVRENGIQLVCGSTLMSTTKKGLVDTAGMLETEKTGVSVACGGAAVSKAFVDTFGNAVYTKTPLETVHVATGICSEDKRWTDFRRK is encoded by the coding sequence ATGCATATGGATCTGGTCATGGAACAGGTCCTGAGGATGCGCATGGAGGATCCGGTGCTCTACAGGAAGCTGATAGCCGAAGGAGAGGCGATAGAACTCGGATATCTGGGACTGGAGGATTCCCGGAACAGGGTGGATGCGGAGAAGCTGAAGAACGAGTACTTCCCGGAGGACCCGTCGTATGCCGCCGCGTCCCAGGGGGTGCTGGACGGGAAGAGGAAGGACGTGGAGACGGCCGTCCGGAAGCTCCTGGATTCCGGGAAGGACCCCGTGGACGTAGTCACCCACGCCCTCATGCCGGGGATACAGGTCCAATGCGAGATGTACGACCTGGGCAAGGCGTTCGTGCCGGAGATACTGATGTCCAACGACGCCATGCAGGCGGGCATCAAGATGTGCCAGATGAAGCAGGGGGATGTCCCCAGCAAGGGGAATGTGGCGTCGTTCGTCGCCGAGGGGGACCTCCACGACATAGGCAAGAACATCTGTGCCGCCATCATGCGCGCCAACGGATATAACGTCGTGGACCTCGGGAGGGACGTACCTGCGTCCAAGGTCCTGGAGGCCGTCAGAGAGAACGGCATCCAACTCGTCTGCGGGTCGACCCTGATGAGTACGACCAAGAAGGGGCTGGTCGACACCGCCGGAATGCTGGAGACTGAGAAGACGGGGGTATCGGTGGCATGCGGCGGTGCGGCCGTGTCCAAGGCGTTCGTGGACACCTTCGGCAACGCCGTATACACCAAGACCCCGTTGGAGACGGTGCACGTGGCCACCGGAATATGCTCCGAGGACAAGAGGTGGACGGACTTCCGCAGGAAGTGA
- a CDS encoding VOC family protein encodes MRFVGTLVAVKDMERSRRFYKDVLGLETVSDFGANVTLEGGIFLQTMDTWKTFIGKTDISLPDNAGELYFEESDFDAFCGRLEHMDVKYVHRPVEHTWGQRAVRLYDPDGHMIEVGEELDSVILRFIRNGMTAEETASRMDIPLKTVSECLERHGTGE; translated from the coding sequence ATGAGATTCGTCGGCACCCTCGTCGCGGTAAAGGACATGGAAAGGAGCAGGAGATTCTACAAGGATGTGCTGGGATTGGAGACCGTATCGGACTTCGGGGCCAACGTCACCCTAGAAGGAGGGATCTTCCTGCAGACAATGGACACCTGGAAGACGTTCATCGGAAAAACGGACATATCCCTGCCGGACAACGCCGGGGAACTGTACTTCGAAGAAAGCGACTTCGACGCATTCTGCGGACGTCTGGAACATATGGATGTGAAGTACGTCCACAGACCTGTGGAACACACATGGGGGCAGCGCGCGGTCAGGTTATACGACCCCGACGGACATATGATCGAGGTCGGGGAGGAATTGGATTCCGTCATACTCCGTTTCATCAGGAACGGCATGACGGCGGAAGAGACGGCCTCCAGGATGGACATACCCCTGAAGACCGTCTCCGAATGCCTGGAAAGGCACGGAACCGGAGAATGA
- a CDS encoding nicotinate phosphoribosyltransferase, with product MSKDVTNLTLLCDYYEYTMANGYVEAGLSDRIVYFDMFFRNVPDNGGFAIMAGLEQIVERIENMRFDESDIEFFRSKGTFGEKFLDYLRGFRFTGDVYAVPEGTPIFPGEPIVTVRAPAAQAQMLETLLLLTLNHQCLIATKANRIVRAADGRGVMEFGSRRAQGSEAAILGARAAYIGGCVGTACTISDKVYGIPASGTMAHSWVQMFDTEYDAFVEYCRLYPTNAVLLVDTYNALESGVPNAIRAFKDTGITKGGIRLDSGDLAFLTRKAREMLDAAGLKDIRIVASNSLDEFIIRDLIDQGACIDAFGVGDRLITSHSSPVFGGVYKLAAVEDGEGRIIPKIKISNNTAKITTPGFKKVYRLFDRDGKAIADQICLADETVDPSVPLTLFDPQAPWKKKTVSGFIAKELQVQVFKGGRRVYDSPSLPEIRRYCEEQIGTLWDEVKRFVNPQEYYVDLSQRLWQLKQDMLNNRAGPGD from the coding sequence ATGTCGAAGGACGTAACGAATCTGACACTCCTGTGCGACTACTACGAATACACGATGGCCAACGGCTACGTGGAGGCGGGTCTGTCGGACCGCATCGTATACTTCGACATGTTCTTCCGCAACGTGCCGGACAACGGCGGCTTCGCCATAATGGCCGGTCTGGAGCAGATCGTCGAGCGCATAGAGAACATGCGTTTCGACGAGTCGGACATAGAGTTCTTCCGTTCCAAAGGGACCTTCGGGGAGAAGTTCCTGGACTATCTGCGCGGATTCAGATTCACGGGGGACGTCTACGCCGTCCCCGAAGGCACTCCGATATTCCCGGGGGAGCCGATCGTCACCGTGAGGGCCCCGGCCGCCCAGGCGCAGATGCTGGAGACCTTGTTGCTCCTCACCCTGAACCATCAGTGTCTGATCGCCACCAAGGCGAACCGTATCGTGCGCGCCGCCGATGGCAGGGGGGTCATGGAGTTCGGTTCCCGGAGGGCGCAGGGAAGCGAGGCGGCGATCCTGGGGGCGAGGGCCGCATACATCGGAGGATGTGTCGGGACCGCATGCACGATCTCCGACAAGGTCTACGGCATCCCCGCCAGCGGGACCATGGCCCACTCGTGGGTGCAGATGTTCGACACCGAGTACGACGCGTTCGTGGAGTACTGCAGGCTCTATCCCACCAACGCGGTCCTCCTGGTGGACACCTACAACGCCCTGGAGAGCGGGGTCCCCAACGCCATCAGGGCCTTCAAGGACACGGGGATAACGAAGGGAGGGATCCGTCTCGACTCCGGGGACCTGGCGTTCCTCACCAGGAAGGCCAGGGAGATGCTGGACGCCGCCGGTCTGAAGGACATCAGGATCGTGGCGTCCAACTCCCTTGACGAATTCATCATCCGCGACCTCATCGACCAGGGAGCATGCATCGACGCGTTCGGTGTGGGGGACCGTCTGATCACATCCCACAGCAGCCCCGTATTCGGAGGGGTGTACAAATTGGCGGCCGTCGAGGACGGGGAGGGGAGGATAATCCCCAAGATCAAGATCTCCAACAACACGGCCAAGATCACCACCCCGGGATTCAAGAAGGTCTACAGACTCTTCGACAGGGACGGGAAGGCCATCGCCGACCAGATCTGTCTGGCGGACGAGACCGTAGATCCCTCCGTGCCTTTGACCCTCTTCGACCCGCAGGCGCCTTGGAAGAAGAAGACGGTGTCCGGATTCATCGCCAAGGAGCTGCAGGTGCAGGTCTTCAAGGGCGGCAGGAGGGTGTATGACAGTCCATCCCTGCCGGAGATAAGGAGATACTGCGAGGAGCAGATCGGCACCCTGTGGGACGAGGTCAAGAGGTTCGTCAATCCCCAGGAGTACTACGTGGACCTGTCCCAGAGGCTCTGGCAGCTGAAACAGGACATGCTCAACAACAGGGCCGGTCCGGGTGACTGA
- a CDS encoding MerR family transcriptional regulator, with protein MRYRIGEFSKLGKVSVKTLRYYDEEGILRPGYVDGFNRYRYYLPEQLTTLCTILRYRRAGLSIEEIKTLLSGADPLPILRGRRAETESEKDSAERRMALLDLMIEGDDHMDYEIEVKTIPGFIAAYREGMIDNYSDMAGFVMGFAEMCRRSNPDVECTEDDYCFVTYADPEYRERDISLRYYQSVKKAGTPAGEIGFKEFGPVTAACVKHRGPYDGLGEAYAAIMRWMSENGMELVEPPRECYMDGCWNKGSEDEYLTEIQFPIGKA; from the coding sequence ATGAGGTATAGGATAGGCGAATTCTCCAAACTCGGAAAGGTCTCCGTGAAGACCCTCCGCTACTATGACGAGGAAGGGATACTGAGGCCTGGCTATGTGGACGGTTTCAACCGTTACAGATACTATCTGCCGGAGCAGCTCACGACCCTCTGCACCATACTCAGATACCGCAGGGCGGGACTCTCCATCGAGGAGATCAAGACGCTCCTTTCCGGGGCGGACCCCCTGCCGATACTGCGCGGGCGCAGAGCGGAGACAGAATCGGAGAAGGATTCCGCGGAGAGAAGGATGGCCCTTCTGGACCTCATGATCGAAGGAGACGACCACATGGATTATGAGATAGAGGTCAAGACGATCCCGGGGTTCATTGCGGCCTACAGGGAAGGAATGATAGACAATTATTCGGACATGGCCGGGTTCGTCATGGGGTTCGCGGAGATGTGCCGGAGGTCCAACCCGGATGTCGAGTGCACGGAAGACGACTACTGCTTCGTGACATATGCGGATCCGGAGTACAGGGAGAGGGACATCTCGCTCCGCTACTACCAGTCCGTGAAGAAGGCCGGGACACCTGCCGGGGAGATCGGATTCAAGGAGTTCGGCCCGGTGACGGCGGCCTGTGTCAAGCATCGGGGGCCGTACGACGGCCTGGGCGAGGCATATGCGGCCATAATGAGATGGATGTCGGAGAACGGGATGGAGCTCGTAGAACCTCCGAGGGAATGCTATATGGACGGATGCTGGAACAAGGGGTCCGAGGACGAATACCTGACGGAGATCCAGTTCCCCATCGGGAAGGCGTGA
- a CDS encoding MtaA/CmuA family methyltransferase — MTQEMTPTRRALAAVLGGRTDYVPPANPLAQTTKDLMEFCGATWPKAHRDPVMMADLAAAPYEVCGIEAARPQFDISLEAEVLGCRLDWNKPDRPPVTGPAYKDPKDISWDGGFYKKGRAAVVLDAIKILRERYCGDLPIIPVITAPFTVAGHIMGVEKLVMMTVTDPEKAHEAIDAATDFCIEYGRQQVAAGAHILFPADPSASGDLISPETYKEFVLPYHRKFARAVSAPKILHMCGHTEKLLKHIRESGMDCFSFDAPPAWLVRAELGNRMQCLGSLDVIDLMPNGTPEQVYARTAECIREGVDVVGTACDVSNGTPLENLKAYVRACRETPIPDPNEVEDCVRAIGAARAKMLRSGKVAEAAGEEGGVF, encoded by the coding sequence ATGACTCAGGAAATGACACCTACGAGACGCGCACTCGCCGCCGTTCTCGGAGGAAGGACCGACTACGTACCGCCGGCCAACCCGTTGGCCCAGACAACCAAGGACCTCATGGAGTTCTGTGGGGCCACATGGCCCAAGGCCCACAGGGACCCGGTCATGATGGCCGACCTGGCGGCGGCACCGTACGAAGTGTGCGGCATAGAGGCGGCCAGACCGCAGTTCGACATATCGCTGGAGGCGGAGGTGCTCGGATGCAGGTTGGATTGGAACAAGCCGGACAGACCCCCGGTGACCGGTCCCGCCTACAAGGATCCGAAGGACATCTCGTGGGACGGTGGATTCTACAAGAAGGGAAGGGCGGCGGTCGTCTTGGACGCGATAAAGATCCTCCGCGAGAGGTACTGCGGCGACCTTCCAATCATACCGGTGATAACGGCCCCGTTCACCGTGGCCGGGCACATAATGGGCGTCGAGAAGCTGGTGATGATGACGGTCACCGACCCGGAGAAGGCCCACGAGGCCATCGATGCGGCCACCGATTTCTGCATAGAATACGGAAGACAGCAGGTGGCGGCAGGGGCGCACATCCTGTTCCCCGCCGATCCGTCGGCATCGGGGGACCTGATCTCCCCCGAGACGTACAAGGAGTTCGTCCTCCCCTACCACAGGAAGTTCGCAAGGGCCGTCAGCGCCCCCAAGATACTGCACATGTGCGGACACACGGAGAAGCTTCTGAAGCACATAAGGGAGAGCGGCATGGACTGCTTCTCCTTCGACGCCCCGCCGGCATGGCTGGTCAGGGCCGAACTGGGGAACAGGATGCAGTGCCTGGGCAGTCTGGACGTCATCGACCTCATGCCCAACGGGACCCCCGAGCAGGTGTATGCCAGGACAGCGGAGTGCATCAGGGAGGGGGTGGATGTGGTAGGTACTGCATGCGACGTCTCCAACGGCACCCCGCTGGAGAACCTCAAGGCGTATGTCAGGGCATGCAGGGAGACCCCCATACCCGATCCGAACGAAGTGGAGGACTGCGTCCGCGCCATCGGTGCGGCGAGGGCCAAGATGCTGAGGTCCGGCAAGGTGGCCGAGGCCGCAGGGGAAGAAGGAGGTGTGTTCTGA
- a CDS encoding 50S ribosomal protein L37e, producing MGAGTAAQGRHNKFKTHIPCRRCGKRSYNVRKGVCASCGYGKTARIRSYTWAKLRE from the coding sequence ATGGGAGCAGGAACAGCAGCACAGGGAAGGCACAACAAGTTCAAGACGCACATTCCCTGCCGCAGGTGCGGAAAGCGCTCGTACAACGTCAGGAAGGGAGTTTGCGCTTCCTGCGGATACGGCAAGACCGCAAGGATAAGGTCCTATACCTGGGCTAAACTTCGCGAGTAA
- a CDS encoding methylamine methyltransferase corrinoid protein reductive activase, with protein MCREQAIAIDIGTSGIRGQLLDLGSGKVVRTYVTTRNPVPGSNVMDHLSFAIERGPGLARGILLDAVHGLVAGLSPERLVRIGVCGNPIQLSLFSGTEVRDLAYAGKNMLSSQNVGEVDRSGRIVPGDTIGLAHDIEVVIPPAVRHEIGADALAMMLKSGFLDDDMCMVTDYGTNAEMALKVGDDIYSGSAAAGPALEGQQISSGMLAGPGALCDLVRTPRGWRAKVLDRDLVARDGPLLNLRSGISRAEGMVPTGITGTGVVALVYAGMQDGRIEPPEIRGGPIEVSRRIRFGEEDLKEAGKAIGAIRAGHMSLIAAAGIDGGDVSVMYMAGASGTYVDPVKAQAVGIVPAGAGRLVQVGNTSLALAKDLALDPDMIKPLNDLRGRLLTKHIMFAEDDMFRSLYVCELAHWTEGMSERRYSKAVEDLGIVLPSGPPSGPTVERRVVRDIDDVGEGMTVADCGTSMHASWECSGCMTCVRSCPEDALAFEDGMFRIDTGRCLGTACCRCQEGCPEKIFDQGSFSLGRGPGISHPDRPCC; from the coding sequence ATGTGCAGGGAACAGGCCATAGCCATCGATATCGGGACGAGCGGCATACGCGGACAGCTCCTGGACCTCGGATCCGGGAAGGTCGTGAGGACGTATGTCACCACCCGTAACCCGGTCCCGGGATCGAACGTCATGGACCACCTGTCCTTCGCGATAGAGCGGGGACCGGGACTGGCACGCGGGATCCTGCTGGACGCCGTACACGGCCTGGTGGCCGGCCTCTCCCCGGAGAGGTTGGTCCGCATAGGCGTGTGCGGCAACCCGATACAGCTGTCGCTGTTCTCCGGGACGGAGGTCAGGGACCTGGCATACGCTGGGAAGAACATGCTGTCGTCCCAGAACGTGGGGGAGGTCGACCGCAGCGGACGCATAGTCCCGGGCGACACGATAGGTCTGGCACATGACATCGAGGTCGTCATCCCCCCTGCCGTAAGGCACGAGATAGGGGCGGATGCGCTCGCCATGATGCTGAAATCGGGCTTCCTGGACGACGACATGTGCATGGTCACCGACTACGGGACGAACGCGGAGATGGCCCTCAAGGTGGGGGACGACATATATTCCGGATCCGCGGCCGCGGGACCCGCCCTCGAAGGACAGCAGATATCGTCCGGCATGCTGGCGGGACCCGGGGCCCTCTGCGACCTGGTACGTACACCGAGGGGATGGAGGGCGAAGGTCCTGGACCGCGACCTCGTGGCCCGGGACGGGCCCCTCCTGAACCTCCGCAGCGGAATCTCCAGGGCCGAGGGCATGGTCCCGACGGGCATCACCGGCACCGGGGTCGTCGCCCTGGTCTATGCGGGGATGCAGGATGGGCGCATAGAACCCCCGGAGATACGCGGAGGTCCGATAGAGGTGTCCCGCAGGATACGCTTCGGGGAGGAGGACCTGAAGGAAGCGGGTAAGGCCATAGGGGCCATCCGTGCCGGGCATATGTCCCTGATCGCAGCCGCCGGAATAGACGGCGGAGACGTATCCGTCATGTACATGGCAGGCGCATCCGGAACGTACGTGGACCCCGTCAAGGCTCAGGCCGTCGGCATAGTCCCGGCCGGGGCCGGGAGACTGGTACAGGTGGGCAACACCTCTCTGGCCTTGGCCAAGGACCTCGCCTTGGACCCCGACATGATAAAGCCTCTCAACGACCTCCGCGGAAGACTCCTGACCAAGCACATCATGTTCGCGGAGGACGACATGTTCCGCAGCCTGTACGTCTGCGAACTGGCACATTGGACGGAAGGGATGTCGGAACGGCGTTATTCCAAGGCGGTCGAGGACCTAGGGATCGTACTCCCTTCCGGGCCGCCTTCCGGACCGACGGTCGAAAGGAGGGTCGTCCGCGACATAGACGATGTAGGCGAGGGCATGACCGTGGCCGACTGCGGGACGTCGATGCATGCGTCGTGGGAATGCTCCGGATGCATGACCTGCGTACGCTCCTGTCCGGAGGATGCCTTGGCCTTCGAGGACGGGATGTTCCGCATCGATACAGGGAGATGCCTCGGTACGGCATGCTGCCGCTGTCAGGAAGGCTGCCCTGAAAAAATATTCGACCAGGGATCGTTCTCCCTGGGACGGGGACCCGGGATCAGTCACCCGGACCGGCCCTGTTGTTGA
- the purF gene encoding amidophosphoribosyltransferase, which produces MSGLRHYCGVIGINADHNVVPSLQKTLMIIQNRGQDSAGISVFDGMEIHTVKGAGLVQTALPKESLEPYKGKVGIGHVRYATTGGKGVKNAQPMTMITGSGMMAIAHNGDLTTYDKVKKKYLETGAVFQTDSDTELIINILNKYLGQNSDIILSIRATMGEIDGAYALALMVNGRLFGIRDPHGIRPLIIGKIAGGYMIASESAAIDALGGEIVRDVAPGEIVEICQDSFRSYMPKVKCHCAHCMFEWVYFARPDTIMDGREVYDVRRRIGEILAREHPADVDIVMPIPDSGRAHAIGFSNETGIPYEEGFMKNRFAERTFILPDQKERERAVSMKMNPIKSTVAGKRILIVDDSIVRGTTLKQLVGMLRKAGATEVHVRIGCPPIIAPCYYGVDMKTRDQFIANKHTVDEICHIIGADSLGYISIDGLVEAIGKSKEDLCLACVNGKYPTRIEGEEERFQSKITDGKFE; this is translated from the coding sequence ATGTCGGGTCTTCGGCACTACTGCGGTGTAATCGGTATCAATGCCGACCATAACGTAGTTCCATCGTTGCAGAAGACCCTGATGATCATTCAGAACCGCGGACAGGACAGCGCCGGCATCTCGGTTTTCGACGGGATGGAGATCCACACCGTCAAAGGTGCCGGGCTTGTCCAGACGGCTCTTCCGAAGGAGAGCCTAGAGCCCTACAAGGGCAAGGTCGGAATCGGTCATGTAAGGTATGCCACTACCGGAGGTAAGGGCGTCAAGAACGCCCAGCCTATGACCATGATAACCGGTTCCGGTATGATGGCCATCGCCCACAACGGCGACCTGACCACCTACGACAAGGTCAAGAAGAAATACCTCGAGACGGGGGCCGTCTTCCAGACCGATTCGGATACGGAACTTATAATCAACATCCTCAACAAGTACCTCGGTCAGAACAGCGACATCATCCTCTCCATAAGGGCCACCATGGGAGAGATAGACGGCGCATATGCACTGGCACTTATGGTCAACGGCAGGCTTTTCGGGATCAGGGACCCCCACGGGATACGCCCCCTCATAATCGGGAAGATCGCCGGAGGTTACATGATCGCATCCGAGAGCGCCGCCATCGACGCCTTGGGCGGGGAGATCGTCAGGGATGTCGCACCCGGCGAGATCGTCGAGATCTGTCAGGATTCCTTCAGATCATATATGCCGAAGGTGAAGTGCCACTGTGCCCATTGCATGTTCGAGTGGGTGTACTTCGCCAGGCCCGACACCATAATGGACGGCCGCGAGGTGTACGATGTCCGGAGGAGGATCGGCGAGATCCTGGCCAGGGAACATCCTGCCGACGTCGACATCGTGATGCCCATCCCCGATTCCGGAAGGGCCCACGCCATCGGATTCTCCAACGAGACGGGCATACCCTACGAAGAAGGGTTCATGAAGAACAGGTTCGCCGAGAGGACCTTCATCCTGCCGGACCAAAAGGAGAGGGAGAGGGCCGTCTCCATGAAAATGAACCCCATCAAGAGCACCGTCGCAGGCAAGAGGATTCTCATCGTGGACGATTCCATAGTCAGGGGTACCACCCTCAAGCAGCTCGTCGGCATGCTCAGGAAGGCCGGGGCCACCGAGGTCCATGTAAGGATCGGTTGTCCGCCCATCATCGCCCCCTGCTACTACGGGGTGGATATGAAGACTAGGGACCAGTTCATCGCCAACAAGCACACGGTGGACGAGATCTGCCACATCATCGGGGCCGACAGTCTCGGGTACATAAGTATCGACGGACTCGTAGAGGCCATCGGCAAATCCAAGGAAGACCTGTGCCTGGCATGCGTCAACGGGAAGTATCCCACACGCATCGAGGGAGAGGAAGAGAGGTTCCAGAGCAAGATCACCGACGGTAAGTTCGAGTGA
- a CDS encoding FUSC family protein — MDMKRVASRTLFFLAICVVVGIISKVFGQVNSLVGVAIVVIALMMLQRDLSVSPLWNTGTLILFTCMLGVGSYLALIDPFLGVFVNIAVVFTTVFLTVHDLNSPLHFPFILGYAFMLSVPVTAEELPMRILALVVGSIATVVLNVLLNRNSMKRTSHNAVVSMCKAIEEGTEKVLAGEEVSSGNLERLCSDLNSKVYDRLRDRVFASHRDSHIVDLMASLMNLGRTVFERERDPEVLSGIRSLMTDLRRHEDDETSLEDVLASIEGFLSANKGADFGIISSVRAIGSELKAISSETPGTASPAGAPAAPKLSTLFKENFRRDSVRFTFAVRMSFMFTLWVFVWQYWELENAKWLLYTTAAIVQPYVEGTWMKSGMRVAGTLVGTAIFGVIVLACGGDPGILALVLMVVSYIYTLVDPKRYDLMMGFITLTALLAASAADPAGDIVVERILYILGGVLAATLANMTILPYRLRDESVELGRRYLKVSSRQMDGLRELAETGKCQTDDTYLVMTAGAIASKMQVNDGREPDRPFGKFISSQNALTAECSLLSNSLSEAGEACRAKVGAVLGSRKDGGVPDMEGLDESEKEIVVRTANVVSMYRENRMMLADAAVDLPD; from the coding sequence ATGGATATGAAAAGAGTGGCGAGCAGGACCCTGTTCTTCCTCGCCATATGCGTGGTCGTCGGGATCATCTCGAAGGTGTTCGGCCAGGTCAACTCCCTGGTGGGGGTGGCCATAGTCGTCATAGCCCTCATGATGCTCCAGAGGGACCTGTCGGTAAGCCCGCTTTGGAACACCGGGACCCTGATACTGTTCACATGCATGCTGGGCGTGGGATCGTATCTGGCACTGATCGATCCCTTCCTCGGGGTATTCGTCAACATAGCCGTGGTCTTCACCACGGTGTTCCTGACGGTCCACGACCTCAACTCCCCCCTGCACTTCCCGTTCATACTCGGATACGCGTTCATGCTGTCGGTCCCCGTGACCGCCGAGGAACTGCCCATGCGCATACTGGCACTTGTAGTCGGCTCCATAGCGACGGTCGTACTCAACGTCCTCCTGAACCGCAACAGCATGAAACGGACCAGCCACAACGCGGTCGTATCCATGTGCAAGGCGATAGAGGAGGGGACCGAGAAGGTCTTGGCCGGGGAGGAGGTGTCCTCCGGGAACCTGGAACGCCTGTGCTCCGACCTGAACTCCAAGGTATACGACCGTCTGAGGGACCGCGTCTTCGCCAGCCACAGGGACAGCCATATCGTGGACCTGATGGCTTCCCTGATGAACCTCGGGCGCACGGTGTTCGAGAGGGAGAGGGATCCGGAGGTGCTCTCCGGCATACGTTCCCTGATGACGGATCTCCGCCGCCACGAGGACGACGAGACATCCCTGGAAGACGTGCTCGCATCGATAGAGGGCTTCCTCTCCGCCAACAAGGGTGCGGATTTCGGCATCATATCCTCCGTCCGCGCCATAGGGTCCGAGCTGAAGGCCATCTCCTCCGAGACGCCGGGAACGGCATCCCCCGCGGGAGCACCCGCCGCCCCCAAGCTCTCCACCCTGTTCAAGGAGAACTTCAGACGCGATTCCGTGAGGTTCACGTTCGCCGTCCGCATGTCGTTCATGTTCACCCTCTGGGTCTTCGTATGGCAGTACTGGGAGCTGGAGAACGCCAAGTGGCTCCTGTACACCACCGCGGCCATCGTCCAACCGTACGTCGAGGGCACATGGATGAAATCCGGGATGCGTGTGGCAGGCACCCTGGTCGGGACCGCCATATTCGGCGTCATAGTCCTGGCCTGCGGAGGAGACCCCGGGATATTGGCGTTGGTCCTGATGGTCGTCAGCTACATCTACACCCTGGTAGACCCCAAGAGGTACGACCTCATGATGGGGTTCATCACTCTGACGGCCCTGCTGGCCGCATCGGCCGCGGATCCGGCCGGAGACATAGTGGTGGAACGCATACTCTACATCCTCGGAGGAGTCCTGGCGGCCACCCTCGCCAACATGACCATCCTGCCGTACCGCCTCCGCGACGAGTCCGTGGAGCTCGGAAGAAGGTATCTCAAGGTATCCTCCAGACAGATGGACGGCCTGAGGGAATTGGCCGAGACCGGGAAGTGCCAGACGGACGACACGTACCTTGTCATGACCGCAGGGGCCATAGCGTCGAAGATGCAGGTCAACGACGGACGCGAACCGGACCGCCCGTTCGGGAAGTTCATCAGCAGCCAGAACGCCCTGACCGCCGAGTGCTCCCTCCTGTCCAATTCCCTGTCGGAGGCGGGGGAGGCATGCCGGGCCAAGGTCGGGGCAGTCCTCGGATCCCGCAAGGACGGGGGCGTCCCGGACATGGAGGGTCTCGACGAATCCGAGAAGGAGATAGTCGTACGTACCGCCAACGTCGTATCCATGTACAGGGAGAACCGCATGATGCTCGCCGACGCGGCGGTCGATCTGCCGGACTGA